One part of the Hydra vulgaris chromosome 01, alternate assembly HydraT2T_AEP genome encodes these proteins:
- the LOC124810051 gene encoding histone H3 isoform X2 produces the protein MARTKQTARKSTGGKAPRKQLATKAARKSAPATGGVKKPHRYRPGTVALREIRRYQKSTELLIRKLPFQRLVREIAQDFKTDLRFQSTAVMALQEASEAYLVGLFEDTNLCAIHAKRVTIMPKDIQLARRIRGERA, from the coding sequence ATGGCCCGAACAAAGCAAACTGCAAGAAAATCTACCGGTGGTAAAGCGCCTCGAAAGCAGTTGGCAACGAAAGCAGCAAGGAAGAGTGCCCCAGCTACCGGCGGAGTGAAAAAACCGCACAGGTACCGACCCGGCACCGTAGCTCTCAGGGAAATCCGAAGATACCAAAAGTCAACTGAGCTCCTCATCAGAAAACTGCCGTTTCAGCGATTGGTACGCGAAATCGCGCAAGACTTCAAGACCGACTTGCGCTTTCAAAGCACCGCAGTCATGGCCCTTCAGGAGGCGTCCGAAGCCTACTTAGTCGGCCTCTTCGAAGACACCAACCTGTGCGCCATCCACGCAAAGCGTGTCACCATTATGCCCAAGGACATTCAGTTGGCGAGAAGAATCAGAGGAGAGCGAGCTTAA
- the LOC136075415 gene encoding histone H1-delta-like, with protein sequence MSEAASPKKIAKKSAPKKPADHAPFKAMIVDAINSLKERKGSSRQAIAKHVKANNKVGDNVDSQVKINLKRMVLAGELVQVKGVGASGSFRVAAKPKAAKKSPVATVKKAKKESKEVKKSTPKKKAAPTKKVTAAKEKAKKPKEKAKKTPVKKSAQKPLAAKKPAAKKAKATPKKKVAAKKTAAKVEKK encoded by the coding sequence ATGAGTGAAGCCGCATCTCCTAAAAAGATCGCTAAGAAATCGGCTCCAAAAAAGCCTGCCGACCATGCTCCGTTCAAGGCCATGATTGTTGATGCCATCAACTCGCTTAAAGAACGCAAAGGATCGTCCAGACAAGCCATCGCCAAGCACGTCAAAGCCAACAACAAGGTAGGCGATAATGTCGATTCGCAAGTGAAGATTAATCTTAAGCGAATGGTTCTTGCCGGTGAGCTGGTACAAGTGAAAGGTGTTGGCGCATCCGGTTCGTTTAGAGTTGCTGCCAAGCCTAAAGCGGCGAAGAAGAGCCCTGTTGCAACCGTTAAAAAAGCCAAGAAAGAAAGCAAAGAAGTAAAGAAAAGCACGCCGAAAAAGAAAGCCGCTCCTACTAAAAAGGTGACAGCAGCCAAAGAAAAAGCGAAAAAACCGAAAGAAAAGGCAAAGAAGACGCCAGTGAAAAAGAGCGCCCAAAAGCCGTTGGCAGCAAAAAAACCTGCTGCGAAAAAAGCCAAAGCAACTCCAAAGAAGAAAGTCGCAGCGAAGAAGACCGCCGCCAAAGTCGAAAAGAAATAA
- the LOC124810055 gene encoding histone H2B, gonadal-like, whose product MSDAPKTGGKQAPKVAKKGEKRAGKKGGKIAGTGDKKRKKKRRESYAIYIYNVLKQVHPDVGVSSKAMSIMNSFVNDIFERIASEASRLALQNKKSTISSREIQTAVRLLLPGELAKHAVSEGTKAVTKYTSSK is encoded by the coding sequence ATGTCTGACGCTCCGAAAACAGGAGGAAAGCAGGCGCCCAAGGTAGCCAAAAAGGGTGAAAAACGAGCTGGCAAAAAAGGCGGCAAGATCGCCGGCACAGGAGATAAGAAACGCAAGAAGAAGAGACGCGAGTCCTACGCCATTTACATCTATAACGTGTTAAAGCAAGTGCATCCCGATGTCGGAGTTTCGTCCAAAGCGATGAGCATCATGAATTCGTTCGTGAACGACATTTTTGAAAGGATCGCATCTGAAGCTTCGCGACTCGCCCTTCAAAACAAAAAGTCTACAATCTCTTCGCGTGAAATTCAGACCGCCGTACGCCTCTTACTTCCAGGTGAATTGGCAAAGCACGCAGTGAGCGAAGGCACCAAAGCTGTTACCAAGTACACGAGCAGCAAGTAG
- the LOC136074505 gene encoding late histone H2A.2.2 — MSGRGKGGKAKAKAKTRSFRAGLQFPVGRVHRFLRKGHYANRIGSGAPVYLAAVLEYLSAEILELAGNAARDNKKARIVPRHLQLAVRNDEELNKLLSGVTIASGGVLPNIQAVLLPKKNEKLPKPAAAK; from the coding sequence ATGTCAGGACGTGGCAAAGGAGGTAAAGCCAAAGCCAAGGCAAAGACGCGATCTTTCAGAGCCGGCCTTCAGTTTCCCGTTGGTCGCGTTCATCGATTCTTACGCAAAGGTCATTACGCTAACCGCATCGGATCAGGCGCTCCAGTTTACTTGGCTGCTGTTTTGGAGTACCTATCCGCTGAAATCTTGGAGTTGGCTGGTAACGCTGCACGAGACAACAAGAAGGCCAGAATTGTTCCTCGTCACTTACAGCTCGCTGTTCGCAACGACGAGGAGCTGAACAAACTGTTGTCGGGTGTAACCATTGCAAGCGGTGGTGTGCTGCCAAACATTCAAGCCGTTTTGCTGCCCAAGAAGAACGAAAAACTTCCAAAACCAGCAGCAGCCAAGTAA
- the LOC136074506 gene encoding histone H4: MSGRGKGGKGLGKGGAKRHRKILRDNIQGITKPAIRRLARRGGVKRISGLIYEETRGVLKVFLENVIRDAVTYTEHAKRKTVTAMDVVYALKRQGRTLYGFGG; this comes from the coding sequence ATGTCTGGTCGTGGTAAAGGAGGAAAAGGTCTCGGCAAAGGTGGTGCCAAGCGTCATCGCAAGATATTGCGTGATAACATTCAAGGCATCACAAAGCCCGCTATACGTCGTCTAGCTCGCCGAGGTGGCGTCAAGCGTATCTCAGGGCTCATCTACGAGGAAACTCGAGGCGTTCTCAAAGTCTTTTTGGAAAACGTGATTCGCGACGCTGTGACTTACACGGAGCACGCCAAGAGAAAGACTGTTACCGCCATGGACGTCGTCTACGCTTTGAAGAGGCAAGGACGCACATTGTACGGATTCGGCGGATAA